A single genomic interval of Desulfobaccales bacterium harbors:
- a CDS encoding APC family permease has translation MSDAEITAPLVVEQPTPEELIQGKVKKERLGAWHATAICGNDITSSCLYVSAIAIVYAHALAPVALLLAAGVLYLYRKIYTEVVEALPLDGGAYNCLLNCTRKFDASFAACLTLLSYLATAVISAKTAAAYLIDLYPGLPPLETTAVVLTVFAGLTILGITDSARVALGIFLLHLATLTLFVIWVIFSANLITHWLANLALLRHDVYWPKALFLGFSAAMLGVSGFESSANYVEQQRPGVFRLTLRNMWLAVTVFNPLIALLALGLFMVPEIIGAKDDLVGQMGMLVGGHSLHTLIVLDAVLVLSGAVLTSYVGVSGLVHRMTLDQCFPQFLLKQTRRGSFPLIIVGFMILCISILYLTGGELLSLAGVYTISFLGVMTLFGIGNILLKVNRPELKRTFRAGWGSVILGVIATCVGILGNLAINFVFLGYFAIYFIPAVLGGIAMYMRIPILKWILTLIDRVLTRFSHWREGVEERIEAIANIRAVVFVGLGTLNRMIKAFNYLSRNEDCQNVLIFRLYTEDDPAAELNIHRNLGIIRELHPDLKIEYQARKGLFTPETVDALSKELDIPKNMMFMGSLTHAQTFSIQDLGGVRIIW, from the coding sequence ATGAGCGACGCTGAGATCACCGCTCCTTTGGTCGTGGAGCAACCCACCCCGGAAGAGCTCATTCAGGGCAAAGTCAAAAAAGAGCGGCTGGGGGCCTGGCACGCCACCGCCATCTGCGGCAATGACATCACCTCCTCCTGCCTTTACGTCTCGGCCATCGCCATCGTCTATGCCCACGCCCTCGCGCCGGTGGCCCTGCTGCTGGCCGCCGGGGTGCTCTACCTCTATCGCAAGATCTACACCGAGGTGGTGGAGGCCCTGCCCCTGGACGGCGGCGCCTACAACTGCCTGCTCAACTGCACCCGGAAGTTCGACGCCTCCTTCGCCGCCTGCCTCACCCTCCTGTCGTACCTGGCCACTGCGGTGATCTCGGCCAAGACCGCCGCCGCATATTTAATTGACCTGTATCCCGGCTTGCCGCCCCTGGAGACTACCGCGGTGGTGCTCACAGTCTTTGCCGGGTTGACCATCTTGGGGATTACGGATTCGGCCCGGGTGGCCCTGGGCATTTTCCTGCTGCACCTGGCTACCCTGACCTTGTTTGTTATCTGGGTCATTTTCAGCGCCAATCTCATCACCCATTGGTTGGCGAATCTAGCCCTGCTGCGCCATGACGTCTATTGGCCCAAGGCCCTTTTTTTGGGTTTTTCCGCGGCCATGCTGGGCGTGAGCGGCTTCGAGTCCTCCGCCAATTACGTCGAGCAGCAGCGCCCCGGCGTCTTTCGCCTGACCTTGCGTAATATGTGGCTGGCGGTAACCGTGTTCAATCCCCTCATTGCCCTGTTGGCCCTGGGACTCTTTATGGTGCCGGAGATTATCGGCGCCAAGGACGACCTGGTGGGCCAAATGGGCATGCTGGTGGGCGGCCATTCCTTGCACACGCTCATCGTGCTGGACGCCGTCCTGGTCCTCTCCGGCGCAGTGCTCACCAGTTATGTGGGCGTAAGCGGCCTGGTGCACCGCATGACCTTGGACCAGTGTTTTCCCCAGTTTCTCCTCAAGCAAACCCGGCGGGGTAGTTTCCCTCTCATCATCGTCGGTTTCATGATCCTGTGCATCTCCATCCTCTACCTCACGGGCGGAGAATTGCTGTCTCTGGCCGGGGTTTACACCATCTCCTTCCTCGGGGTGATGACCCTGTTCGGTATTGGCAATATCCTCCTCAAGGTAAACCGCCCCGAACTGAAGCGCACCTTCCGGGCCGGGTGGGGGTCGGTTATCCTAGGCGTGATCGCCACCTGCGTGGGCATCCTGGGTAACCTGGCGATTAACTTCGTTTTCCTGGGCTATTTTGCCATCTACTTCATTCCCGCAGTACTGGGCGGCATCGCCATGTACATGCGCATCCCTATCCTCAAATGGATCCTTACCCTCATTGACCGGGTCCTCACCCGGTTCTCCCACTGGCGGGAAGGGGTGGAAGAACGCATCGAGGCCATCGCCAATATCCGGGCCGTGGTGTTTGTGGGCCTGGGCACCCTGAACCGTATGATCAAGGCCTTCAATTACCTGAGCCGCAATGAAGACTGTCAGAATGTCTTGATTTTTCGTCTCTACACCGAAGACGATCCTGCCGCGGAGTTAAACATTCACCGCAACCTGGGGATTATCCGGGAATTGCATCCCGACCTGAAGATCGAGTACCAGGCCCGGAAAGGCCTGTTCACCCCAGAGACCGTAGACGCCCTATCCAAAGAACTGGACATTCCCAAGAACATGATGTTTATGGGCTCGTTGACGCATGCCCAAACCTTTTCCATTCAAGACCTGGGAGGGGTGCGGATTATCTGGTGA
- a CDS encoding CU044_2847 family protein — MKQMVEFKLETCGSIWVEIETAPGAPSRGVAEKAITAAVPTFEAALENVRPIANTIIAKLKNLTTIPDQIQVEFGLKLTAQAGAILASGSGEANLKVALTWKREG, encoded by the coding sequence ATGAAGCAAATGGTGGAGTTCAAGCTGGAGACCTGTGGCTCAATCTGGGTGGAGATTGAAACTGCACCCGGCGCGCCTTCACGTGGAGTTGCGGAAAAGGCCATCACCGCGGCGGTGCCAACCTTTGAAGCCGCTCTGGAGAACGTCCGGCCCATTGCCAACACCATTATCGCGAAATTAAAAAATCTTACTACAATCCCGGATCAAATCCAGGTCGAGTTCGGGTTGAAATTAACTGCCCAAGCGGGAGCTATCCTCGCCTCTGGAAGTGGTGAGGCTAATTTGAAGGTGGCCCTTACCTGGAAGCGGGAAGGGTGA
- a CDS encoding 3'-5' exonuclease has product MQLKQAIVALLSPDALEAVCREYGLEADSSRLALAYQVMRHEPVAVEELLEYLTEAEVQKVCAARGIAGRRKATLIKKLLKTERGPTFVALDFETADYSRDSACALGLVRVENHQIVKRSYSLIKPPRKRFVFTYLHGITWEDVANQPTFGELWPSFSPMLAGIDFLAAHNASFDRSVLHKCCEKAELEPPKIPFRCTVQLARQTWNIYPTKLNHVCDHLGITLKHHQAASDAEACALIVMAAHKIPPK; this is encoded by the coding sequence ATGCAACTCAAACAAGCCATCGTTGCCCTTTTGAGCCCTGACGCGCTTGAAGCCGTCTGTCGGGAATATGGCCTAGAAGCCGACAGCAGCCGGTTGGCCCTGGCGTACCAGGTGATGCGCCATGAGCCGGTAGCAGTTGAAGAATTGTTGGAGTATTTGACGGAAGCGGAAGTGCAAAAAGTTTGTGCGGCCCGGGGAATTGCCGGCAGGAGGAAAGCCACTCTCATCAAAAAGCTTCTGAAGACCGAGCGCGGCCCCACTTTTGTGGCCCTGGACTTTGAAACCGCCGATTATTCCCGGGACAGCGCCTGCGCCCTGGGATTGGTGCGGGTGGAAAACCACCAAATCGTTAAGCGTTCCTACAGCCTGATCAAACCGCCGCGCAAAAGATTCGTCTTCACTTATCTCCACGGCATCACCTGGGAGGACGTGGCGAACCAGCCCACCTTTGGCGAACTGTGGCCCAGTTTCAGCCCAATGCTTGCGGGGATCGATTTTCTGGCGGCCCACAACGCCTCGTTTGACCGGTCGGTGCTCCATAAGTGCTGTGAGAAAGCGGAGTTGGAGCCGCCCAAGATTCCCTTCCGCTGCACGGTGCAACTGGCCCGGCAGACCTGGAACATATACCCCACGAAACTGAATCATGTCTGCGATCATCTGGGCATTACCCTCAAGCACCACCAAGCCGCGTCCGACGCCGAGGCCTGCGCCCTGATCGTCATGGCGGCGCACAAAATTCCCCCAAAATAA
- a CDS encoding FmdE family protein: protein MHEHASARAAVEAMIRSRDLEGLLRHAESMHGHRCPYLALGVKAGQYAMDYLDQENTGMEEMVAVVECNNCFVDGIQVVTGCTFGNNALIYKDLGKTAVTVARRSDGAAVRLVVHPDFRERMFARYPAAGPLFEKVVVQRQGTEEDHHRFHHLWEGVARRELEEVDLSEQFLIETLTIHMPAYARIFTTEVCARCGEGVMEPRIRVQGGQKVCLACAGEEYYFLTGQGIGCSREI, encoded by the coding sequence ATGCATGAACACGCCTCGGCCCGCGCGGCCGTAGAAGCCATGATTCGCAGCAGGGACCTGGAAGGGTTGTTGCGCCACGCCGAATCCATGCACGGGCACCGCTGCCCTTACCTGGCCCTGGGGGTCAAGGCTGGCCAGTATGCTATGGACTATCTGGATCAGGAAAACACCGGCATGGAGGAAATGGTGGCCGTCGTCGAGTGTAACAACTGCTTCGTCGACGGTATCCAGGTGGTCACCGGCTGCACCTTCGGCAACAACGCCTTGATTTATAAAGATTTGGGCAAAACCGCAGTCACCGTGGCCCGGCGCAGCGACGGCGCGGCAGTGCGCCTGGTGGTGCACCCTGACTTTAGGGAGCGCATGTTTGCCCGCTACCCCGCCGCGGGACCGTTGTTTGAGAAGGTGGTGGTCCAGCGCCAGGGCACCGAGGAGGATCACCACCGCTTCCACCACCTGTGGGAAGGCGTGGCCCGCCGGGAGTTGGAAGAAGTGGACCTCTCCGAGCAGTTCCTGATCGAGACCCTCACCATCCACATGCCGGCGTATGCCCGGATTTTCACCACCGAGGTCTGCGCCCGCTGCGGCGAAGGGGTGATGGAGCCCAGGATCAGGGTGCAAGGGGGCCAAAAGGTCTGTCTGGCCTGCGCCGGCGAGGAATACTATTTCCTCACCGGCCAGGGAATCGGCTGCAGCCGGGAAATTTAA
- a CDS encoding SprT family zinc-dependent metalloprotease — translation MTELDIEYRISPRRKSIALMVTAEGRVVVTMPRGTSKENLARAFEKHGAWLERKVADRKAAWGQLKAGEAHLLGQPLRLTVLKGATGPVTLNGQEIRVPLPNGADLWSRLVAWYAERAFGLLHGRVRHFAVTMGLAPGPVELKEWKRRWGECHPDGTLKFNWRLILLPAEVIDYVVVHELAHLKVPGHNPRFWGVVAAVLPDFAHRRQWLNRQGTPFLLWRAES, via the coding sequence ATGACAGAACTAGACATCGAATACCGCATCAGCCCCAGGCGCAAGAGCATCGCCCTCATGGTCACCGCCGAAGGCCGGGTGGTGGTGACTATGCCCCGAGGCACCTCCAAGGAAAACCTCGCCCGGGCTTTTGAAAAACACGGCGCCTGGCTCGAACGCAAGGTGGCGGACCGTAAGGCGGCCTGGGGGCAACTCAAGGCAGGGGAGGCCCACCTCCTTGGACAGCCTTTAAGGCTCACGGTGCTTAAGGGTGCCACGGGACCCGTAACCCTGAATGGCCAGGAGATTCGGGTGCCTCTGCCAAACGGGGCCGATCTCTGGTCCCGGTTGGTCGCCTGGTATGCCGAGCGCGCTTTTGGGCTGCTCCATGGACGGGTGCGCCATTTTGCGGTAACCATGGGTCTTGCGCCCGGTCCGGTGGAACTAAAAGAATGGAAGCGCCGTTGGGGCGAATGCCATCCCGACGGCACCCTCAAATTCAACTGGCGCCTCATCCTGCTGCCTGCGGAAGTCATCGACTACGTGGTGGTGCACGAACTGGCCCACCTCAAAGTCCCCGGCCACAACCCCCGGTTCTGGGGCGTCGTGGCCGCGGTCCTCCCTGATTTTGCCCACCGCCGCCAATGGCTGAACCGGCAGGGCACGCCGTTTCTCCTCTGGCGCGCCGAGTCTTAA
- a CDS encoding DUF1003 domain-containing protein produces MGEDPAEQVSCQICRQMKDLDEVWPAELIREGIRDTIRKKHPDWDDQGYICQADLNHFRGEYVEDVLEEEMGQISTLHEEVLESLKEHEILSKNINLEFEQELTVWERMSDKVAFFGGSWRFIVGFGVVIGIWVVVNSIALIRQPFDPYPYILLNLVLSCLAALQAPVIMMSQNRQDAKDRLRSEHDYQLNLKAELEIRHLNEKMDLLLSTQWRRLLEIQRIQMEVLEELVRTTRQKTAKNG; encoded by the coding sequence ATGGGAGAAGATCCAGCCGAACAGGTGTCCTGCCAGATTTGCCGCCAAATGAAGGATCTGGACGAGGTCTGGCCCGCAGAACTGATCCGGGAGGGGATTCGTGACACCATCCGCAAGAAACACCCCGATTGGGACGACCAGGGCTACATCTGCCAGGCGGACCTGAACCACTTCCGGGGCGAATATGTCGAAGACGTCCTGGAAGAGGAGATGGGCCAGATTTCCACCCTCCACGAGGAAGTGCTGGAAAGCCTGAAGGAACACGAAATCCTCTCCAAAAACATCAACCTGGAGTTCGAGCAGGAGTTGACGGTCTGGGAGCGGATGTCCGACAAAGTCGCGTTCTTCGGCGGCAGTTGGCGCTTCATCGTGGGCTTCGGCGTGGTCATCGGCATCTGGGTGGTGGTCAATTCCATCGCCCTCATCCGGCAACCCTTCGACCCCTACCCCTACATCCTGCTCAACCTGGTGCTTTCCTGCCTGGCCGCCCTCCAGGCCCCGGTCATCATGATGAGCCAGAACCGCCAGGACGCCAAGGACCGCCTGCGTTCCGAGCACGACTACCAGCTCAACCTCAAGGCCGAGCTCGAAATCCGGCATCTGAACGAAAAGATGGACCTGCTCCTCTCCACCCAGTGGCGCCGCCTCCTGGAAATTCAGCGCATCCAGATGGAGGTCCTGGAGGAACTGGTGCGCACTACCAGACAAAAAACCGCGAAAAACGGTTAA
- a CDS encoding 2-oxoacid:acceptor oxidoreductase family protein has product MRPSTEIDTLRQQLPYHRLRKTRKDKVLPIDWPTEWERFDASELFAFDLATIPKTLLENIRKRQEVLMDGNQAAISVLTRLVDGLCGYPITPSTPIAETFARVAANGQKNLFGNELMYFQPSDELSAIAAVEAMACQGGRYADNTSSQGLLLKTKNLFSVAGKRLPVVMTVMAREVNKGSLSIHCGHTDFYAVRNAGWAQLVSEDNQELHDLLPVAFKVSELKQVMMPTMVIGDGFIKSHAIENIKELSDAFLEYYVGPPNRIYQPNFEHGTLTGTFTDTDLTMEGQVAQDLAYRFFRRGFTLAMNNMNKILGTNLKVVECYRTEDADMVVVLLGSAAGVVKDVVDYYRDVKGYKIGVVRPVLFNPPCYEELAYGMRKAKVISVLERSGTAHNQLLLADVQASLQISLRAGREGKKEHRIYGREDMPTLFHGVYGLGSKDFNKYDAAAVVENMLSFYEKKRRFHRDFYVGIEGPLTLRPTPLPGYLERELGMTFIGVGAEGVKTALESAALIYAQDVGTGKKYIQSGARYGAARKGAPVFMNLRISSQPIRNSSELTERDVLAFFNEKFLSDQILREYVGGLKENGLLVINTPKSCYDIMATFSSQVQSLIKYRRIKIMAIDGTRAALQHLNRNLPGAAFLGLINREMGILTEKEFEQRFKKILEKKLGTKKREMLESNVSLLKYGADQASGHVSEKAPGTISLDATAPAYTPPLPENFGQGPRTAGLPVLLADKDHMGIIKSVNLTENYQEVFYQDMVKPILDGKKVPWDHFLPIVPAGTSRYRDMSFIGAQLPVYDASKCIACGLCTASCPDSALISTVTDRPVDDAARYFKKFKSPPKGIPWERFALNINADPAACKGCGVCAQVCPTDALKMVDKNTVKDEDFLPAACRAWDNTVNLAPYVDKLSLNHQVLFVFSKLYPGKHTLCPGCSEGVINLLTFFAAESLRNNPQGIATFYQGLKILSEKNKRAIEHMLDHGFNIYSINATGCDQVSELVNPFNTRMYPAGHYGFGTASAAALGAKFSLDQAYQNRYNSVLTKIIVFAGDGAIYDIGNGPFNHALGENFDITWVIFNNEGYMNTGMQKSGATRFGTDRSTSPIGRKYAGKTTLHRRIISQAMAISHVYAAKLTVDNPFYAIKILKEAIAYNGPSLVEFFSACPTGHVTNDWAGPMISRMMVESRKWQVAVRRPFQRIDISGNPAPDLIYPTEGKSFKRGIKRDAATFYDVVSMLGQYNQHIKTVKSGDIPEIVRINETVSLFRWLRNQYMAGYRDTMPSEEEVERIVDERYRL; this is encoded by the coding sequence ATGAGACCTAGCACCGAAATCGATACCTTGCGTCAGCAACTCCCCTACCACCGGTTGCGCAAAACCCGCAAAGACAAAGTCCTGCCCATCGATTGGCCCACGGAATGGGAGCGCTTTGACGCCAGCGAGCTCTTTGCCTTCGACCTGGCCACCATCCCTAAAACTTTGCTGGAAAATATCCGCAAACGGCAGGAGGTCTTGATGGATGGTAACCAGGCGGCCATTTCGGTGTTGACCCGCCTCGTCGACGGCCTCTGCGGCTACCCCATCACTCCGTCCACCCCTATTGCCGAAACCTTTGCCCGGGTGGCCGCCAACGGCCAAAAAAACCTCTTCGGCAACGAACTCATGTACTTTCAACCCAGCGACGAACTCTCGGCCATCGCCGCGGTTGAGGCCATGGCCTGTCAGGGCGGGCGCTACGCCGACAACACTTCGTCTCAGGGCCTCCTCCTTAAGACCAAAAACCTCTTTTCCGTGGCGGGCAAGCGCCTGCCGGTGGTGATGACCGTCATGGCCCGGGAAGTCAACAAAGGCTCCTTGAGCATCCACTGCGGCCACACCGATTTTTACGCCGTGCGCAACGCGGGCTGGGCCCAACTGGTGAGCGAGGATAACCAGGAGCTCCATGACCTGTTGCCTGTGGCCTTTAAAGTGAGCGAACTCAAGCAGGTGATGATGCCCACTATGGTCATCGGTGACGGTTTCATCAAGAGCCACGCTATCGAAAATATCAAGGAACTTTCCGACGCCTTCCTGGAGTATTATGTGGGGCCGCCCAACCGCATCTACCAACCCAACTTCGAACACGGCACCCTCACCGGCACCTTCACCGACACCGACCTGACCATGGAAGGCCAGGTGGCCCAGGATCTGGCCTACCGCTTCTTCCGCCGGGGTTTCACCCTGGCCATGAATAACATGAACAAGATTCTGGGCACCAACCTTAAAGTGGTGGAATGCTACCGCACCGAAGACGCCGACATGGTCGTGGTCCTCTTGGGCTCCGCCGCCGGCGTGGTCAAAGACGTGGTGGACTACTACCGGGATGTGAAAGGCTACAAGATCGGAGTGGTGCGGCCGGTGTTGTTCAACCCGCCCTGCTATGAAGAGCTGGCCTATGGGATGCGCAAGGCCAAGGTGATCTCGGTGTTGGAGCGCTCCGGCACCGCCCACAATCAGCTTCTCCTGGCCGACGTGCAGGCCTCCCTGCAAATCTCTCTCCGGGCCGGCCGGGAAGGCAAAAAAGAGCACCGCATCTATGGCCGGGAAGATATGCCCACCCTTTTCCACGGAGTCTACGGCCTGGGCAGCAAGGATTTCAACAAATACGATGCCGCCGCCGTGGTGGAGAACATGCTGTCGTTTTACGAAAAAAAGCGGCGTTTCCACCGGGATTTTTACGTGGGCATCGAAGGCCCCCTGACCCTGCGGCCTACGCCGCTTCCCGGTTACCTGGAGCGGGAGTTGGGCATGACCTTCATCGGGGTGGGCGCCGAAGGTGTTAAAACTGCGCTGGAGTCCGCGGCCCTTATTTATGCCCAGGATGTGGGCACCGGCAAGAAATACATCCAGTCCGGGGCCCGCTACGGCGCCGCCCGCAAAGGCGCCCCGGTCTTCATGAACCTGCGTATCTCCTCGCAGCCCATCCGCAACTCCTCAGAACTTACGGAACGGGACGTACTGGCCTTCTTCAATGAAAAATTCCTGTCTGACCAGATTCTCCGAGAGTATGTGGGCGGCTTGAAGGAAAACGGCCTCCTGGTCATCAATACCCCTAAAAGCTGCTATGATATCATGGCTACCTTCTCGTCCCAGGTCCAGTCCTTGATCAAGTACCGGCGCATCAAAATCATGGCCATCGACGGCACCCGGGCAGCGCTCCAGCACCTCAACCGCAACCTCCCCGGCGCAGCCTTCCTGGGCCTCATCAACCGGGAGATGGGCATTCTGACCGAAAAGGAATTCGAGCAGCGCTTCAAGAAAATCCTGGAAAAGAAACTGGGCACCAAAAAGCGGGAAATGCTGGAGTCCAACGTCTCATTGCTCAAATACGGCGCCGACCAGGCCTCCGGCCACGTCAGTGAAAAAGCCCCTGGGACCATCTCTTTAGATGCCACCGCTCCCGCTTACACCCCGCCGCTGCCGGAGAACTTCGGCCAGGGTCCGAGGACCGCGGGCCTCCCGGTGCTCCTTGCCGACAAAGACCATATGGGGATCATCAAGTCGGTGAACCTGACGGAGAATTACCAGGAGGTCTTTTACCAGGATATGGTCAAACCCATCCTGGACGGCAAAAAAGTTCCTTGGGATCACTTCCTGCCCATCGTGCCCGCGGGCACCAGCCGCTACCGGGATATGAGCTTCATCGGCGCCCAACTGCCGGTCTATGACGCCTCGAAATGCATCGCCTGCGGCTTGTGCACCGCCTCCTGCCCTGATTCGGCCCTCATCTCCACCGTCACCGATCGGCCGGTAGATGACGCGGCCCGGTACTTCAAGAAGTTTAAGAGCCCACCCAAGGGCATCCCCTGGGAGCGCTTCGCCTTAAACATCAACGCCGACCCCGCCGCCTGCAAGGGCTGCGGCGTTTGTGCCCAGGTGTGCCCCACCGATGCCCTGAAAATGGTGGACAAAAACACCGTGAAAGACGAGGACTTTCTCCCGGCGGCCTGCCGGGCATGGGACAACACGGTCAACCTGGCCCCGTACGTGGACAAGCTGTCCCTCAACCATCAGGTGCTCTTCGTCTTCTCCAAGCTCTACCCCGGCAAGCACACCCTGTGCCCGGGCTGCTCCGAGGGGGTCATCAACCTGCTGACCTTCTTCGCGGCGGAGTCCCTGCGCAATAACCCCCAGGGCATCGCCACCTTCTACCAGGGCCTCAAGATCCTGTCGGAGAAAAACAAGCGGGCCATCGAGCACATGCTGGACCACGGCTTCAACATCTACTCCATCAACGCCACCGGCTGCGACCAGGTCTCCGAACTGGTGAACCCCTTCAATACCCGGATGTATCCGGCAGGCCACTACGGTTTCGGCACCGCCTCCGCCGCCGCCCTGGGGGCCAAGTTCAGCCTGGACCAGGCCTATCAAAACCGTTACAACAGCGTGCTCACCAAGATCATCGTCTTTGCCGGGGATGGCGCCATTTACGACATCGGCAATGGTCCCTTCAACCATGCCCTGGGCGAAAACTTTGACATCACCTGGGTAATCTTCAACAACGAAGGCTACATGAACACCGGCATGCAGAAGTCCGGGGCCACCCGTTTCGGGACCGACCGCTCTACCTCCCCCATCGGCAGGAAGTACGCGGGCAAGACCACCCTGCACCGCCGGATTATCAGCCAGGCCATGGCCATCTCCCATGTTTACGCGGCCAAGCTCACTGTCGACAACCCCTTCTATGCCATCAAGATCCTCAAGGAAGCCATCGCTTACAACGGCCCCTCCCTGGTGGAGTTCTTCTCCGCCTGCCCCACGGGCCACGTGACCAACGACTGGGCCGGGCCGATGATCTCCCGGATGATGGTGGAGTCCCGGAAATGGCAGGTGGCGGTGCGCCGGCCCTTCCAGCGCATCGACATTTCGGGCAACCCCGCCCCTGACCTGATCTATCCCACGGAGGGCAAGTCCTTCAAGCGGGGCATCAAGCGGGACGCGGCCACCTTCTATGATGTGGTTTCCATGCTAGGCCAGTATAACCAGCACATCAAGACGGTGAAAAGCGGCGATATCCCAGAGATCGTGCGCATCAACGAAACCGTCAGCCTCTTCCGCTGGCTCAGAAACCAATATATGGCGGGCTACCGGGACACCATGCCGTCTGAAGAAGAAGTGGAGCGCATCGTGGACGAACGCTACCGGTTGTAA
- a CDS encoding ABC transporter permease encodes MPIPISYSYRNLLARRLTTFLTAVGMALVVFVFAAVLMLSEGLRRTLVATGSYDNVVVLRAGSESEVQSAVDRSQAGIIGAQPEVALGKEGRRQVAAEAIVLINLPKRGSGMPGNVIIRGVQPVSPELRREVHLAAGRFLKPGSTEIVAGAEIARRFQGAGLGETLRFAMRNWRVVGVLEAGNTGFSSELWGDVETLLAAFRRTGFSSVILRLRDPAAFDALKARLESDPRLPVQVLREVQFYENQSRRLANFIRVLGLVLTGIFGLGAILGAMVTMYAQVGARVAEIGTLRALGFKRHHILAAFLLESMFLGFLGWLLGLVPAALLNFLTLTTINWSSFAELTFKFALTPGIVVKSLIFGVGMGLVGGFLPSLKAARLPLLEALRAA; translated from the coding sequence ATGCCGATTCCCATCTCCTATAGCTATCGCAATCTCCTGGCCCGGCGGCTGACCACGTTTCTCACCGCGGTGGGGATGGCGCTGGTGGTCTTTGTCTTCGCCGCGGTGCTCATGCTTTCTGAAGGCTTGCGGCGCACCCTGGTGGCCACCGGATCTTATGATAATGTGGTGGTGCTGCGGGCCGGGTCCGAGTCCGAGGTGCAGAGCGCCGTTGACCGCTCCCAGGCCGGGATCATCGGGGCTCAGCCGGAAGTGGCTCTGGGCAAGGAGGGTAGGCGGCAGGTGGCCGCGGAGGCCATTGTGCTCATCAACCTGCCCAAGCGGGGCAGCGGCATGCCGGGCAACGTCATCATCCGGGGGGTGCAGCCGGTGTCGCCGGAGTTGCGGCGGGAAGTGCATCTGGCCGCCGGGCGTTTCTTGAAGCCCGGATCCACCGAGATCGTGGCGGGGGCTGAGATCGCCCGGCGTTTTCAGGGGGCCGGGCTGGGGGAAACCCTGCGCTTCGCCATGCGGAACTGGCGGGTGGTGGGCGTTCTGGAGGCGGGCAACACGGGCTTCTCCTCTGAGCTGTGGGGGGATGTGGAAACCCTGCTGGCGGCCTTTCGGCGCACGGGATTTTCATCGGTGATTTTGCGCCTGAGGGACCCCGCGGCCTTTGACGCCCTGAAAGCCCGCCTGGAGAGCGACCCCCGCCTGCCGGTGCAGGTGCTCCGTGAGGTGCAATTCTACGAAAACCAATCCCGGCGCCTGGCAAACTTTATCCGCGTGTTGGGCCTGGTGCTCACCGGCATTTTTGGCCTGGGGGCCATCTTGGGGGCTATGGTCACCATGTACGCCCAGGTGGGGGCCCGGGTCGCGGAGATCGGCACCCTTAGGGCCTTAGGGTTCAAGCGGCATCATATCCTGGCCGCGTTTCTGCTGGAGTCCATGTTCCTGGGATTCCTGGGCTGGCTTTTGGGCCTGGTGCCCGCGGCGCTGTTGAACTTTTTGACGCTGACCACCATCAACTGGTCCAGCTTTGCCGAACTCACCTTCAAGTTCGCCCTGACCCCGGGGATCGTGGTCAAGAGCCTGATTTTCGGCGTGGGCATGGGCCTGGTGGGGGGCTTTTTACCGTCGCTGAAGGCGGCCCGCCTGCCGCTCCTGGAGGCTCTGCGGGCGGCGTAA